The genomic segment aATTATCATATTGTTGGAGATTCTGCTTTTCCGCTTCACAAGCATTTGATGGTGCCCTTAAAAAATATTGGTAACCAATGTGAAGCCCAGTCAAAGTTTAACACAAAATTGTCAAAAGCCAGAGTCACAATAGAAAATGCTTTTGATTTTCTGAAGGGTAGATTTAGGCATTTGAAATATGTAGATGCTGATATAGAGAGGATACCAAAAATTGTGAAAGCATGTTGTGTCCTTCATAATATAGCCTTACAGCATCCAGAAGATATAATTTTCTTGGAAAGGGAAGGGGTACTTAACTGTCCTATGCAAGTGAGTGGTGCCAAGTTAAGTCAGACTCAGcaggtggaagaaagagaaaagcaatgGCTATTGCAAGGATACTGTAAAGAATGTAGAGAGTTTCATAAACATATCATGCTCACAACAGTTGCATAATCATTTTCATCACATTATGACTTGTAATGTTACTACAATAAACTCATTGATATCATTCCTTATGTAAATGAACCTGTGGATTACATTCTCCAGATATATTGAGAAAGAAATTGTTATCAACTAAAGGTACTTTAAATTAGGTACAAAAGTGATATGTTCTTAATGTTTATTACAATTTTTAGCATCACGTTCCATTGTCACAGCTTTTAAATTTAGTAATGCTAACTGCCTCtgtttaatttcaatttttaaAGCGTGTCTTATTTGatccctttcattcatttatctaagaAGACTGATTTGCTCTTCATGGTGTACTTTAGTAGCTACCAGTGACTCAGtcattaacatttttatttcttttaacatgTCAAAAATCTCTTTTTTATCTGAGGCAGGCCTCAttcgtttttgtgtttttgctgGCGGAGGTGGAGGCGTTGAAATGAAATCGTGGATTGGGCCTGGCTCTGGTGACTGGTCTGGCGGTGGTGCTTGTTCTGGCTCTATCACTGGGACTAAACTAGAGCTTGTTCCTGGTTGAGGCTGGGCATTGAAGGCACACTCATGATCTGCGCTTGCCTCAAAAGCTATTATGCATTGCTGGCTGCTGGCAGTGCCCTCAATTACCAGCAGGGAAGGCT from the Portunus trituberculatus isolate SZX2019 chromosome 17, ASM1759143v1, whole genome shotgun sequence genome contains:
- the LOC123504860 gene encoding uncharacterized protein LOC123504860, whose protein sequence is MTRGSMTKTKKSVIWRHITEAMQPLEYNLARWNRRGDSSRLTTEPMKIIRPSQVQEGRQSQSIMISSFLKHQPLSKPSLLVIEGTASSQQCIIAFEASADHECAFNAQPQPGTSSSLVPVIEPEQAPPPDQSPEPGPIHDFISTPPPPPAKTQKRMRPASDKKEIFDMLKEIKMLMTESLVATKVHHEEQISLLR